A single region of the Brassica rapa cultivar Chiifu-401-42 chromosome A03, CAAS_Brap_v3.01, whole genome shotgun sequence genome encodes:
- the LOC103859625 gene encoding NAC domain-containing protein 55, whose translation MGIQELDPLTQLSLPPGFRFYPTDEELMVEYLCRKAAGHDFSLQLIAEIDLYKFDAWILPSKALFGEKDWYFFSPRDRKYPNGSRPNRCAGSGYWKATGTDKVISTEGRRVGVKKALVFYVGKAPKGTKTNWIMHEYRLIEPSRRNGSTKLDDWVLCRIYKKQSSAQKDVYNSNLMTREYSHNGSSTSYSSHQYDDVFEDKTGFLNLVREPSFDWVNSTGHNSVPELRLRHNVPSVRYGDLGVKTSEEGNKMHEQAEVIPRFKNSGVLSYDQGSSVDPVNGFGHSGQQPSGFGFM comes from the exons ATGGGTATCCAAGAACTTGACCCGTTAACCCAACTAAGCTTACCACCGGGTTTCCGGTTTTACCCAACGGACGAAGAGCTGATGGTTGAATATCTATGCCGGAAAGCAGCCGGTCACGACTTCTCTCTTCAGCTCATCGCCGAGATCGATCTATACAAATTCGACGCGTGGATTTTACCAA GTAAGGCGCTATTCGGGGAAAAAGACTGGTATTTCTTCAGCCCGAGAGATAGGAAGTATCCAAACGGGTCGAGACCTAACCGGTGTGCCGGGTCGGGCTACTGGAAAGCCACCGGAACGGATAAGGTTATATCAACGGAGGGAAGAAGAGTAGGTGTCAAGAAAGCTTTGGTGTTTTACGTTGGAAAAGCACCAAAAGGGACCAAGACTAATTGGATCATGCATGAGTACCGTCTCATCGAACCCTCTCGTAGAAATGGAAGCACCAAG CTTGATGATTGGGTTTTATGCCGAATATACAAGAAGCAATCAAGCGCACAAAAGGATGTTTACAATAGTAATTTAATGACCAGAGAATACAGCCATAATGGTTCGTCGACGTCATATTCGTCTCATCAATACGATGACGTTTTCGAAGATAAAACCGGGTTTCTTAATTTAGTCAGGGAGCCAAGCTTTGACTGGGTGAATTCTACTGGACACAACTCGGTTCCCGAACTCAGATTGCGTCATAACGTTCCAAGTGTCCGTTACGGCGACCTTGGTGTGAAGACAAGCGAAGAAGGCAATAAGATGCATGAACAAGCTGAGGTGATTCCTCGGTTTAAGAACTCGGGCGTGTTGTCTTATGATCAGGGATCCAGTGTTGATCCGGTAAACGGATTCGGACACTCGGGCCAACAACCTAGTGGATTCGGTTTTATGTGA